A window of Kiritimatiellia bacterium contains these coding sequences:
- a CDS encoding M28 family peptidase yields the protein MLRKPARPIASFALAAITVAGCARRGPPPEPAALDGARAFAETAAFVALGPKAAGTDGAARAAAWLRDRLEALGWTVEVDQFTEPAAGRPTTFRNIVGRRPGAKPDIVIFGAHYDTKDGIPGFQGANDSGSGVGVLLEIARAGAAWRWPCEPWLVFFDGEECRVAYGPADGLHGSRRLAARLVRERLHRRVRAVIIVDMVGDRDLGFTLPRNSSPELAGALMRAAERLGVRDLLRLAPGPILDDHVPFLEAGMPAVDLIDFEYGSAPGRNDYWHTPQDTLDRLSPRSLEIAARLALATALDALARAPAEHGQSR from the coding sequence GTGCTGAGAAAGCCTGCTCGCCCGATCGCGTCGTTCGCGCTCGCGGCGATCACGGTGGCCGGCTGCGCGCGGCGCGGCCCGCCCCCGGAACCGGCCGCGCTGGACGGCGCGCGCGCGTTCGCGGAGACCGCCGCCTTCGTCGCGCTCGGCCCCAAAGCCGCTGGCACCGACGGCGCCGCACGCGCCGCCGCCTGGCTCCGCGACCGCCTCGAGGCGCTCGGCTGGACCGTGGAAGTGGACCAGTTCACCGAACCCGCGGCCGGCCGCCCGACGACTTTCCGCAACATCGTGGGCCGGCGACCCGGCGCGAAGCCCGACATTGTCATCTTCGGTGCGCACTACGACACAAAGGACGGCATTCCCGGGTTTCAGGGCGCGAACGACTCCGGCTCGGGCGTCGGTGTGCTGCTCGAGATCGCGCGCGCCGGCGCCGCGTGGCGATGGCCGTGCGAGCCGTGGCTGGTGTTTTTCGACGGCGAAGAGTGCCGCGTCGCCTACGGCCCGGCCGATGGACTGCACGGAAGCCGGCGACTCGCCGCCCGCCTTGTGCGCGAACGCCTCCACCGGCGCGTGCGCGCGGTGATCATCGTGGACATGGTCGGCGACCGTGACCTGGGCTTCACACTCCCCCGCAACAGTTCGCCTGAACTGGCCGGCGCACTGATGCGCGCTGCTGAGCGGCTCGGCGTGCGCGATCTGCTCCGGCTCGCGCCGGGGCCAATCCTCGACGACCACGTCCCCTTTCTCGAAGCCGGGATGCCCGCGGTCGACCTGATTGATTTCGAATATGGCTCCGCTCCCGGCCGGAACGACTACTGGCACACACCGCAAGATACGCTCGACCGGCTCTCGCCGCGCAGCCTCGAAATCGCCGCTCGCCTCGCGCTGGCGACCGCGTTGGACGCCCTCGCCCGGGCTCCAGCGGAACACGGTCAATCCCGCTGA
- a CDS encoding TatD family hydrolase, with product MDLARILPRWDGLWDCHAHLQDAVFDGRHSEILARARAAGVARIVVNGTSPDDWPAVAALAERFPEMVLPAYGVHPLYVNRAAPGWHDELRRRLEADPRASVGEIGLDRAGAAGPIELQLDLFERQVRLAIDLQRPFTVHCRRAWDLMRARLESLAPFAHGFVLHSYGGGAEQVRSLAALGAYFSFSGTLTWPRNRRGPAAVVLAPPDRLLAETDAPDLPPWREATPSPQLPNEPANLPRVVERIAELRGGTTEEWAARLAANAHRCFNGE from the coding sequence ATGGATCTGGCCCGCATCTTGCCCCGTTGGGACGGTCTCTGGGACTGCCACGCGCACCTGCAGGATGCGGTCTTCGACGGCCGCCACTCAGAGATCCTTGCCCGTGCGCGGGCGGCGGGAGTTGCCCGGATCGTCGTGAACGGCACTTCACCGGACGACTGGCCGGCCGTCGCCGCGCTCGCCGAACGGTTTCCCGAAATGGTGTTGCCCGCGTATGGCGTCCACCCGCTGTATGTCAACCGCGCGGCGCCCGGCTGGCACGACGAGCTCCGGCGGCGTCTAGAGGCCGATCCGCGGGCCTCCGTCGGCGAAATCGGTCTGGACCGCGCCGGGGCGGCCGGCCCGATAGAGCTCCAGCTGGACCTGTTCGAGAGGCAAGTGCGCCTTGCGATCGATCTCCAACGGCCGTTCACTGTGCACTGCCGCCGCGCGTGGGATCTGATGCGAGCCCGGCTTGAATCGCTAGCGCCCTTCGCGCACGGTTTTGTGCTCCACTCCTACGGCGGTGGCGCTGAGCAGGTGCGCTCGCTGGCAGCGCTGGGCGCGTACTTTTCCTTTTCCGGCACTCTGACGTGGCCGCGAAACCGTCGAGGTCCCGCCGCCGTCGTCTTGGCGCCACCGGACCGGCTGCTCGCAGAAACCGATGCACCCGACTTGCCACCCTGGCGGGAGGCGACGCCGTCCCCCCAGCTCCCCAACGAGCCGGCGAACCTGCCCCGCGTGGTCGAGCGCATCGCCGAGCTACGAGGTGGCACGACCGAGGAGTGGGCGGCGCGTCTTGCCGCAAACGCGCACCGCTGTTTCAACGGCGAATGA
- a CDS encoding family 43 glycosylhydrolase, giving the protein MTGTIFRPGDPLEQRDPYSRGLLDESGAGWQVQVWRSRDLIAWETLGAVYALTDGVGFAEQRDAFEAAPRESWRRWAPELHWVNERWALVFTSPHPVRGADLALSAGAELRGPWHHPIGFAIGQRHDPFLFRDDDGVGWLVWGATQIAPLRPDWRGFASPPAPIGPGGGKPRLGHEGCMIRKIFGRYVLFGTGWSTGHNLCFAVVKRLTGLYGPRAAGRTFPRP; this is encoded by the coding sequence TTGACCGGCACCATCTTCCGTCCCGGCGACCCGCTCGAGCAGCGAGATCCGTACAGCCGCGGGCTGTTGGACGAGTCGGGCGCCGGCTGGCAGGTGCAGGTGTGGCGCAGCCGCGATTTGATCGCCTGGGAGACGCTCGGCGCGGTGTATGCGTTGACCGACGGCGTTGGGTTTGCGGAGCAGCGCGATGCGTTCGAAGCGGCGCCGCGGGAGAGCTGGCGGCGGTGGGCGCCGGAGCTGCATTGGGTGAATGAGCGGTGGGCGCTGGTGTTTACGAGTCCGCATCCGGTGCGCGGTGCGGACCTCGCGCTCAGCGCGGGCGCGGAGCTGCGCGGTCCTTGGCACCATCCGATCGGCTTTGCGATCGGTCAGCGGCATGATCCATTTCTGTTTCGCGATGACGATGGCGTAGGGTGGCTGGTCTGGGGCGCGACACAAATCGCTCCGCTGCGGCCGGACTGGCGCGGGTTCGCCTCGCCGCCGGCGCCGATCGGACCGGGCGGCGGCAAACCGCGACTTGGTCACGAAGGGTGCATGATCCGCAAAATCTTCGGCCGATACGTGTTGTTCGGCACGGGCTGGTCCACCGGCCACAACCTGTGCTTCGCGGTCGTGAAGCGACTCACCGGCCTGTACGGGCCCCGGGCGGCTGGTCGGACGTTTCCTCGACCATGA
- the hydF gene encoding [FeFe] hydrogenase H-cluster maturation GTPase HydF, with amino-acid sequence MSGVPTGLRLQIGVFGRANVGKSSLVNWIAGQPVSIVSPLPGTTTDVVAKPIELLPLGPVTLLDTGGLDDRSELGALRIERARKVLDRAEVVLLVVESEVWTGFEEEVVAESRARALPVVAVVNKSDVRAPSAAFVAELRRRCAAVVVLSAVRTEDRDERLEELKRAIERALPPERTRTPPLLGDLVPPGGLAVLVVPIDLQAPKGRLILPQVQALRDLLDHDAAGLVVKEREYAALLRRLASAPDLVVCDSQVVMKVVADTPPEVRCTTFSILFTRLKGDLAAAVRGVRAVDRLKDGDRVLIAEACSHHALEDDIGRVKIPRWLRQYTGRDLRIEVVAGRDYPQDLGGVRLIIHCGACMLTRREMLNRLDRAVRERIAITNYGVCIAHLHGVLERVLSPFPELRADYAAAAGGE; translated from the coding sequence ATGAGTGGGGTGCCCACAGGTCTGCGGCTGCAGATCGGAGTGTTCGGCCGCGCGAACGTCGGCAAGTCGAGCCTCGTGAACTGGATCGCGGGCCAGCCGGTTTCCATCGTCTCGCCGCTGCCCGGCACGACCACCGACGTGGTCGCCAAGCCGATCGAGCTGCTGCCGCTGGGACCGGTCACGCTGCTGGACACCGGCGGACTCGACGACCGCTCGGAGCTCGGCGCGCTGCGCATCGAGCGAGCGCGGAAGGTGCTCGACCGGGCGGAGGTGGTGCTGCTGGTGGTGGAGTCGGAGGTCTGGACGGGGTTCGAGGAGGAGGTCGTCGCGGAGTCGCGCGCGCGGGCGCTGCCGGTGGTCGCGGTGGTGAACAAGTCCGACGTTCGCGCGCCGTCGGCGGCGTTTGTGGCGGAGCTGCGGCGACGGTGCGCGGCAGTGGTGGTGCTCAGTGCGGTCCGCACGGAGGACCGCGATGAGCGGCTGGAGGAGCTGAAGCGGGCGATCGAGCGGGCGCTGCCGCCAGAGCGAACGCGCACGCCACCGCTTTTGGGAGACTTGGTGCCGCCGGGTGGGCTGGCGGTGCTGGTGGTGCCGATCGATCTGCAGGCGCCGAAGGGACGGCTGATCCTACCGCAGGTGCAGGCGCTTCGGGATCTGCTCGACCATGACGCGGCGGGGCTGGTGGTGAAGGAACGGGAATACGCCGCGCTGCTGCGCCGGCTGGCCAGCGCGCCGGATCTGGTGGTGTGCGATTCGCAAGTGGTGATGAAGGTCGTCGCGGACACGCCGCCGGAGGTGCGCTGTACCACGTTTTCCATTCTCTTCACGCGACTGAAGGGCGATCTGGCCGCCGCGGTCCGCGGAGTGCGCGCGGTGGATCGGCTGAAGGACGGCGATCGCGTGCTGATCGCGGAGGCCTGCAGCCATCATGCGCTGGAGGACGACATCGGGCGGGTGAAGATTCCCCGCTGGCTGCGGCAGTATACCGGTCGCGATTTGCGGATCGAGGTGGTTGCCGGGCGTGACTACCCCCAGGACCTCGGCGGTGTGCGGTTGATCATCCACTGCGGCGCTTGCATGCTGACCCGGCGTGAGATGTTGAACCGTCTTGACCGGGCTGTGCGGGAGCGGATCGCGATCACGAACTACGGCGTCTGCATTGCGCATCTGCACGGGGTGCTGGAGCGGGTGCTCTCGCCCTTTCCGGAGCTGCGCGCGGACTACGCGGCTGCGGCCGGCGGCGAGTGA
- a CDS encoding tRNA threonylcarbamoyladenosine dehydratase, translating into MTPNPPPPMSADACFSRTLALLGPAAMERLRRATVLVAGLGAVGSYAVEALARAGIGRLRLVDFDVVQPSNLNRQLFALTSTLGRPKVEVAAERVRDIHPQCTVETSRLFIAADTVGTLFREPPDALVDAIDSLGPKVALLATAHRVGVWTVSAMGAATRTDPLAIRVADISATERCPLARWVRRRLRALGIERGIRCVYSLEPAPRRALAAADPPPPEFAFRRGRPRRALGSLPTLTGMFGLIAANEVILHLADARSATDRSRDGAAG; encoded by the coding sequence ATGACCCCGAATCCTCCGCCGCCCATGTCCGCCGATGCGTGCTTTTCCCGAACGCTCGCGCTGCTGGGACCGGCCGCGATGGAGCGGCTGCGCCGCGCGACGGTGCTCGTCGCCGGTCTTGGCGCGGTCGGTTCCTACGCGGTCGAGGCGCTCGCGCGCGCCGGCATCGGACGGCTGCGACTGGTGGATTTCGACGTCGTCCAGCCAAGCAACCTAAACCGGCAGCTCTTCGCGCTCACCTCCACCCTTGGCCGGCCAAAGGTGGAAGTCGCCGCGGAGCGCGTCCGCGACATTCATCCCCAGTGCACGGTGGAGACGTCGCGACTCTTCATCGCCGCCGACACCGTCGGCACGCTCTTCCGGGAGCCGCCGGACGCGCTGGTGGACGCGATCGACAGCCTTGGCCCGAAGGTCGCCCTGCTTGCCACCGCGCATCGCGTGGGTGTGTGGACCGTCTCCGCGATGGGCGCGGCCACCCGCACCGACCCCCTCGCCATTCGCGTCGCGGATATCTCAGCGACCGAGCGCTGTCCGCTCGCTCGATGGGTGCGCCGCCGGCTTCGGGCGCTCGGCATCGAGCGCGGCATCCGCTGCGTGTACTCGCTGGAGCCGGCACCGCGGCGCGCGCTGGCCGCCGCCGACCCGCCGCCTCCGGAGTTTGCGTTCCGCCGCGGCCGCCCGCGCCGCGCGCTCGGCAGTCTGCCGACCCTCACCGGCATGTTCGGCCTGATCGCCGCCAACGAGGTGATCCTGCACCTGGCCGACGCGCGCAGCGCCACTGACCGGTCACGCGACGGCGCCGCCGGCTGA
- a CDS encoding sulfatase-like hydrolase/transferase, whose amino-acid sequence MDDDEPADVGALVAMWFAVRTNAAPAPPHVLLILADDLKPALGCYGDLAAVTPHVEFLAARGRRFERAYCHAALCAPSRFHLMLSAHSTSRGLYGLGRRLRSLFPGAVTRPQHFARYGRYRTKSLGKVFHVGHGNEGGPASFSVPPLHDRLIEYVDSATAASLLTREAALFENRERSRIGELPRGPAWEAPDVPDEAHADARIAAEAVRWWEVAAERARRDRTRAFLAVGLVRPHLPFALPRRYWQMVDPTKLPRPTTHALLRGAPAIAGRPSGEIENYEPIGTDVGVTPEAEQ is encoded by the coding sequence GTGGACGACGACGAGCCGGCGGACGTGGGGGCACTGGTGGCGATGTGGTTCGCGGTCCGCACGAACGCCGCGCCAGCGCCGCCGCACGTGCTATTGATTCTGGCGGACGATTTGAAACCCGCGCTGGGCTGCTACGGCGATCTGGCCGCGGTGACACCGCACGTGGAGTTCCTCGCGGCCCGTGGGCGACGGTTCGAGCGGGCGTACTGTCACGCGGCGCTCTGCGCGCCATCGCGGTTCCACCTGATGCTCAGCGCGCACTCGACCTCGAGGGGGCTCTACGGGCTGGGGCGCAGGCTGCGATCGCTGTTTCCGGGCGCGGTGACGCGGCCGCAGCACTTTGCGCGGTACGGCCGTTATCGGACCAAGTCGCTCGGCAAGGTGTTTCACGTCGGGCATGGCAACGAAGGCGGTCCGGCCTCGTTCAGCGTTCCGCCGCTGCACGATCGCCTGATCGAGTACGTGGACAGCGCGACGGCGGCCAGCCTGCTGACGCGGGAGGCGGCGCTTTTTGAAAACCGCGAGCGCTCTCGCATCGGTGAGCTGCCTCGAGGGCCGGCCTGGGAGGCGCCGGACGTGCCGGACGAGGCCCATGCCGACGCCCGCATTGCGGCCGAAGCGGTGCGGTGGTGGGAGGTGGCGGCAGAGCGGGCGCGACGCGACCGCACGCGCGCGTTTCTCGCCGTCGGGCTCGTGCGTCCACACCTGCCGTTCGCGTTGCCTCGTCGCTACTGGCAAATGGTGGACCCGACGAAGCTGCCGCGCCCCACCACGCACGCGCTGCTGCGCGGTGCGCCCGCGATTGCGGGCCGGCCGTCAGGCGAGATCGAGAACTACGAACCGATCGGCACCGACGTTGGCGTCACCCCGGAGGCGGAACAATGA
- the ppk2 gene encoding polyphosphate kinase 2 → MEELGDIAPAPRPKLKRKFYERELARLQRELVRWQDWIKYKALRVVLVFEGRDAAGKGGAIKRITECLNPRGCTVVALPKPTERERTQWYFQRYVAHLPAAGEIVIFDRSWYNRAGVERVMGFCTKAEVEEFFRSCPEFERMLVRSGIRLIKYWFSVSLEEQERRFQARLRDPTKRWKLSPIDLAARMKWEEYSRAKDEMFRYTDIPEARWHVVEADDKRRARLNCIRHLLEQIPYRSVPRPRIRLPPRPPPRGYRRAPKYTQLFVPDRY, encoded by the coding sequence GTGGAGGAGCTGGGTGACATTGCACCGGCCCCCCGCCCGAAGCTGAAGCGAAAGTTCTACGAGCGCGAGCTGGCGCGGCTGCAGCGCGAGCTGGTGCGCTGGCAGGATTGGATCAAGTACAAGGCGCTGCGCGTGGTGCTCGTCTTCGAGGGCCGTGACGCGGCGGGCAAGGGCGGGGCGATCAAGCGGATCACGGAGTGTCTGAACCCGCGGGGCTGCACGGTGGTCGCGTTGCCGAAGCCCACCGAGCGCGAGCGCACTCAGTGGTACTTCCAGCGGTATGTCGCGCATCTGCCCGCCGCGGGCGAAATCGTGATCTTCGACCGGTCCTGGTACAACCGCGCCGGCGTCGAGCGCGTAATGGGATTTTGTACGAAGGCGGAGGTGGAGGAGTTTTTCCGCTCCTGTCCCGAGTTCGAGCGGATGCTGGTCCGTTCCGGCATCCGACTGATCAAGTACTGGTTTTCGGTTAGCCTCGAGGAGCAGGAGCGGCGGTTTCAGGCGCGGCTGCGCGACCCAACGAAGCGCTGGAAGCTCAGCCCGATTGATCTGGCCGCGCGGATGAAGTGGGAGGAATACTCGCGGGCGAAGGACGAGATGTTCCGTTATACCGACATTCCGGAGGCGCGCTGGCACGTGGTGGAGGCGGACGACAAACGGCGGGCGCGGCTGAACTGCATCCGGCATCTGCTCGAGCAGATTCCGTACCGGTCGGTGCCGCGTCCGCGGATCCGGCTGCCGCCGCGGCCGCCGCCGCGCGGCTATCGACGCGCGCCGAAGTACACTCAACTGTTCGTGCCGGACCGCTACTGA
- a CDS encoding O-methyltransferase, translating to MKTTFWFPSFVTMAAVTLGAGAQQPVRPPPPMRPRVEFRATTLPNSPAEAKVLEVLEDVFRNQRRGSMSVPPDDGRILRLLTEAIGAKHVVEIGTSVGYSGLWIALGLQSTGGRLTTFEIDAGRAARARENFARAGVSNIVTLIEGDAHETVKRLRDPIDLLFLDADKEGYIDYLEKLLPLVRPGGLIVAHNMDERMAHPPYVQAITTNPALETVFINLTTSGIGITMKKR from the coding sequence ATGAAGACGACATTCTGGTTTCCCTCGTTTGTGACGATGGCGGCCGTCACGTTGGGTGCCGGCGCGCAGCAGCCGGTTCGGCCGCCACCGCCGATGCGCCCGCGCGTGGAGTTTCGGGCGACGACGCTGCCGAACTCGCCCGCCGAAGCGAAAGTGCTTGAGGTACTCGAGGATGTGTTTCGCAACCAGCGGCGCGGCAGCATGAGCGTGCCGCCGGACGACGGGCGGATCCTGCGTTTGCTCACCGAGGCGATCGGGGCGAAGCATGTGGTCGAGATCGGCACGTCAGTGGGCTACTCAGGACTGTGGATTGCGCTGGGGTTGCAGTCCACCGGCGGTCGGCTGACAACGTTCGAGATTGACGCTGGCCGGGCGGCGCGCGCGAGGGAGAACTTTGCTCGGGCGGGCGTATCGAACATTGTGACGCTGATCGAGGGCGATGCGCATGAGACTGTGAAGCGCTTGCGGGATCCGATCGATCTGCTGTTTCTCGATGCGGACAAGGAGGGCTACATTGACTATTTGGAGAAGCTGCTGCCGCTGGTTCGCCCCGGAGGACTGATCGTCGCGCACAACATGGACGAGCGGATGGCGCATCCACCCTACGTGCAGGCGATCACGACGAACCCCGCGCTGGAGACGGTGTTCATCAATCTGACGACATCCGGCATCGGGATCACGATGAAGAAGCGCTGA
- a CDS encoding MATE family efflux transporter, producing MKEPRDLLHRPAGLLEIARVAAPLAVGTLSLALMQFFDRLFLAGHSDAAIRAALPAGILAFTMMSGLIGLVAYGGTLVAHAHGAGDRRLCARAAGQAVLLALALWPLLWLTRPLGHAILRRSGHGADVLPLELAYFDVLIAGGLGPLLTHAFAGFFSGRGDTRTTMWAHLSSNLLNIGLDWVLIFGRFGLPAMGIHGAAIATVISGFVSAGVLAARFFSPAHLRDYHTHRALRPDLRLLGRLLRFGVPAGLHMWLDLTSFTFFVLLTGRFGAAEHAASNIALAINSLAFMPTLAIGQAATIVVGQYQGRGRPDLARRAGWNALAMAAGYMGAVGLSYVLAPEMYIAVFTDRGRGAVPHAAVAPIARRLLTMLAVWSTGDAADLAIAGALKGAGDTRFVMTFSLLMAYGVFVGGLLVIVGVFGGGLMAAWLWCCVYILVMGVGYIARFLGGRWSSIRVLPHDGATPDGVAPC from the coding sequence ATGAAGGAGCCCCGCGATCTTCTGCACCGGCCCGCCGGCCTGCTTGAGATTGCGCGCGTCGCCGCCCCCTTGGCGGTCGGAACCCTCTCGCTGGCGTTGATGCAGTTCTTCGACCGTCTGTTTCTCGCCGGCCACAGCGATGCCGCGATCCGCGCCGCGCTACCGGCGGGGATCCTCGCCTTCACGATGATGAGCGGCCTGATCGGTCTGGTCGCCTACGGGGGTACCCTCGTCGCGCACGCGCACGGCGCCGGCGACCGACGGCTCTGCGCGCGGGCCGCCGGTCAGGCGGTCCTGCTGGCACTGGCGCTCTGGCCGCTGTTGTGGCTGACACGGCCGCTCGGCCATGCGATCCTCCGGCGCAGCGGCCACGGCGCGGACGTGTTGCCGCTGGAACTGGCCTATTTCGACGTGCTGATCGCCGGCGGCCTCGGTCCGCTCCTCACGCACGCCTTCGCCGGTTTCTTCAGCGGCCGCGGTGACACTCGCACCACGATGTGGGCGCATCTCAGCAGCAATCTGCTCAACATCGGCCTCGACTGGGTGCTGATCTTCGGTCGGTTCGGTTTGCCCGCGATGGGCATCCACGGCGCAGCGATCGCCACCGTGATCTCTGGTTTTGTCAGCGCGGGCGTGCTCGCCGCCCGCTTTTTTTCGCCCGCCCATCTCCGAGACTACCACACCCACCGCGCACTCCGGCCGGACCTCCGCCTGCTGGGGCGGCTGCTCCGGTTCGGCGTACCCGCGGGCCTGCACATGTGGCTGGACCTGACCTCGTTCACGTTCTTCGTGCTCCTCACCGGGCGGTTCGGTGCCGCGGAGCACGCCGCCAGCAACATCGCGCTCGCCATCAACTCGCTCGCGTTCATGCCGACGCTCGCCATCGGACAGGCCGCCACCATCGTCGTGGGCCAGTACCAGGGCCGCGGCCGCCCGGACCTCGCCCGCCGGGCCGGCTGGAACGCACTCGCCATGGCCGCCGGCTACATGGGGGCGGTCGGTCTCTCCTACGTGCTGGCGCCGGAGATGTACATCGCCGTATTCACCGACCGCGGCCGCGGCGCGGTGCCCCACGCGGCGGTCGCACCGATCGCACGGCGGCTGCTCACAATGCTGGCGGTCTGGAGCACTGGCGACGCGGCGGACCTTGCGATCGCGGGCGCATTGAAGGGCGCCGGCGACACCCGCTTCGTGATGACCTTCTCGCTGCTGATGGCCTACGGCGTGTTTGTCGGTGGATTGCTGGTGATCGTCGGTGTGTTCGGCGGCGGCTTGATGGCCGCATGGCTTTGGTGTTGCGTGTACATTCTGGTGATGGGCGTCGGATATATCGCACGATTTCTCGGCGGGCGTTGGAGCTCGATCCGGGTGCTGCCGCATGACGGCGCCACGCCAGACGGAGTCGCGCCGTGCTGA
- the speA gene encoding biosynthetic arginine decarboxylase — MNTDVLARWTTEQAAELYGIRHWGRGYFEISPEGEVLVRPERRPDAPAVSLMDIVSGLRDRGLSLPVLVRFEDILRSRIDLLNTSFQHAIREAGYRGVYRGVYPIKVNQQQQVIERIAEFGRAWHYGFEAGSKAELIAALAYLDDPEALIVCNGYKDEEFADLALYGRKLGLQTVLVLDRPEELPLVIERARRAGVRPVLGVRAKLSTRGSGHWTDSAGDRGMFGLTISQVIEVVDRLRAAGLLDCLRMLHFHIGSQIPNIRIIQNACREASRLYAGLVAEGAPMGYLNVGGGLAVDYDGSHTSFACSSNYTMQEYADDIVEWVGRAMDESGVEHPTLVSESGRAVVAHHSVLLFNVLGVTRFEATPPPDRLPEGAPEALANLHEVLRSLNVKNVQECYHDAVFYRDEIRALFEHGLTDLRTRALADRIFWSVMVRINELLGECTYVPEELRGIPTALADVYHANFSVFQSLPDVWAIDQLFPIMPVHRLNERPTRLGTISDITCDCDGKITRFVDLHDVRTALPLHELDGREYVLGVFLAGAYQETLGDLHNLFGDTNVANIRVGEGNRIEYVREFDGDTVADVLSYVEYNPAEMVERVRATAERAVRNGWISAQERREIMDAYEAGLRGYTYFER, encoded by the coding sequence ATGAATACCGACGTTCTCGCGCGGTGGACGACGGAACAGGCGGCGGAGCTCTACGGCATTCGTCATTGGGGGCGGGGCTACTTCGAGATTTCGCCCGAGGGCGAGGTGTTGGTTCGACCGGAACGCCGGCCGGACGCACCGGCGGTCAGTTTGATGGACATCGTCTCGGGACTGCGCGACCGCGGGCTCTCGCTGCCGGTGCTGGTGCGGTTTGAGGATATTTTGCGGTCGCGCATCGACCTGCTGAACACGAGCTTCCAGCACGCGATCCGGGAGGCTGGCTACCGCGGCGTGTACCGCGGCGTCTATCCGATCAAGGTGAACCAGCAGCAGCAGGTGATCGAGCGGATCGCGGAGTTCGGTCGCGCCTGGCACTACGGGTTCGAGGCTGGCAGCAAGGCCGAGCTGATCGCGGCGCTGGCCTATCTGGACGATCCAGAGGCGCTGATCGTGTGCAACGGCTACAAGGACGAGGAGTTTGCGGACCTCGCGCTGTATGGGCGCAAGCTCGGTCTGCAGACGGTGTTGGTGCTCGACAGGCCGGAAGAGCTGCCGCTGGTGATCGAGCGGGCACGGCGCGCGGGCGTGCGGCCGGTGCTCGGCGTGCGCGCAAAGCTCTCCACGCGCGGCAGTGGCCACTGGACCGACTCCGCGGGCGACCGCGGCATGTTCGGGCTGACGATCTCCCAGGTCATCGAAGTGGTGGACCGGCTACGCGCGGCCGGTCTGCTCGACTGCCTTCGAATGCTGCACTTCCACATCGGATCCCAGATTCCGAACATCCGCATCATCCAGAACGCCTGCCGCGAGGCCTCACGGCTGTATGCGGGCCTCGTCGCGGAGGGCGCGCCGATGGGCTATCTGAACGTCGGCGGCGGCCTGGCGGTGGACTACGACGGTTCGCACACCAGCTTTGCCTGCAGCAGCAACTACACGATGCAGGAGTACGCGGACGACATCGTCGAGTGGGTCGGCCGCGCCATGGATGAGAGCGGCGTGGAGCATCCGACGCTCGTCAGCGAGTCCGGCCGCGCGGTCGTCGCGCACCACTCGGTGCTGCTGTTCAACGTGCTCGGCGTCACGCGGTTCGAGGCGACGCCACCGCCGGACCGGCTGCCCGAGGGTGCGCCGGAGGCGCTTGCGAATCTCCACGAAGTGCTGCGCTCGCTGAACGTGAAGAACGTGCAGGAGTGCTATCACGACGCGGTGTTCTACCGGGACGAGATTCGCGCATTGTTCGAGCACGGCCTGACCGATCTGCGTACCCGCGCGCTTGCGGACCGCATCTTTTGGAGCGTGATGGTCCGCATCAACGAGCTGCTGGGCGAGTGCACGTATGTGCCGGAGGAGCTGCGCGGCATCCCCACCGCGCTCGCGGACGTCTACCACGCGAACTTCAGCGTGTTCCAGTCCCTGCCGGACGTGTGGGCGATTGACCAGCTGTTCCCGATCATGCCGGTCCATCGGCTGAACGAGCGGCCGACCCGGCTGGGCACGATCTCGGACATCACCTGCGATTGCGACGGAAAGATCACGCGCTTTGTGGACCTGCACGACGTGCGCACCGCGCTGCCGCTGCACGAGCTTGACGGCCGGGAGTACGTGCTGGGTGTGTTTCTGGCCGGTGCCTATCAGGAGACGCTCGGGGATCTCCACAACCTCTTCGGCGACACAAACGTTGCGAACATCCGCGTCGGCGAGGGGAACCGCATCGAGTACGTTCGAGAGTTCGATGGTGACACCGTCGCCGACGTGCTCTCGTACGTGGAGTACAACCCGGCAGAAATGGTCGAGCGGGTGCGGGCCACCGCGGAGCGCGCGGTGCGCAACGGCTGGATCAGCGCGCAGGAGCGTCGCGAGATCATGGACGCGTACGAGGCGGGTCTGCGCGGCTACACGTACTTCGAGCGTTGA